A genomic region of Mustela erminea isolate mMusErm1 chromosome 12, mMusErm1.Pri, whole genome shotgun sequence contains the following coding sequences:
- the CIZ1 gene encoding cip1-interacting zinc finger protein isoform X8, whose translation MSPPDDRPLRETDGPRARSRWFPGQRTRAGGSAPLRAPCQPPAVRVAAEAPATMFNQQLQQQQLQQQQLLQLQQLLQQSPPQAPLPMAVSRGLPQQQPQQQLLNLQGANSASLLNGSVLQRALLLQQLQGLDQFAMPPATYDSSGLTMPTATLGNLRGYSLATPNLTPPSLTPPQLATPNLQQFFPQATRQSLLGPPPVGVPMNPSQINLSGRTPQKQARTPTSSTPHRKDSSSQTTPVEDESDPPEGSEEAVESRTNMPKDQGSPPCPGDIMKEKRTLAPTPESCEASEPPAKRSKSSELPTEKGPPGQLQAKVPPQARTTAPKQTQTPELLPEPLEARVLPRFQPRVLQIQAQVQPQTPPLTAPVDTPARHQPQKQAQTQTSPEFVGPRPGQEGAGPQKQAQPQAPSQAPGQVQTQLQKQAQTQTYPQVQPPDQPRGHPPAPSPGQPPDQTEGRLQPPPRVLVPTLEPAPESPPDKRDTAAGPEKASPEPGGAQVSVESQDELTGGLDVGECEKRAREMLGVWGAGGSLKVTILQSSDSRAFSTVPITPVPRAGDSASTAPAAASTPSKQTLQFFCYLCKANCSSQQEFQNHMSGTQHQQRLGELQHTSQACLLSLLPVPRDVLEREDEEPPPRRWCNTCQLYYMGDLIQHRRTQDHKIAKQSLRPFCTICNRYFKTPRKFVEHVKSQGHKDKAKELKMLEKETAGQDEDHFITVDAVGCFEGDEEEEEDDDDEEEEIEVEEEFCKQVRSRDISIEEWKGSETYSPNTAYGVDFLVPVMGYICRICHKFYHSNSGAQLSHCKSLAHFENLQKYKKAKNPSPTSRPVSRRCAINARNALTALFTSGGRTPTQPSTQDPAKTPSKG comes from the exons ATGTCTCCGCCAGACGACAGACCCCTCCGGGAGACAGACGGACCTCGGGCTCGGAGCCGCTGGTTCCCGGGGCAGAGGACGCGGGCCGGAGGGTCTGCGCCGCTTAGGGCCCCCTGTCAGCCCCCAGCCGTGCGGGTCGCAGCCGAGGCGCCGG CCACCATGTTCAACCAGCAGCTCCAGCAGCAGCaactccagcagcagcagctcctccAGCTCCAGCAGCTGCTCCAGCAGTCCCCCCCGCAAGCCCCGCTGCCCATGGCCGTCAGCCG GGGACTTccccagcagcagccacagcagcaGCTTCTGAATCTCCAAGGTGCCAACTCCGCCTCCCTCCTCAATGGCTCTGTGCTACAGAGAGCTTTGCTTTTGCAGCAGTTGCAAG GACTGGACCAGTTTGCAATGCCACCAGCCACGTACGACAGTAGCGGTCTCACCATGCCCACAgcaacactgg GTAACCTCCGGGGCTACAGCCTGGCGACCCCGAACCTGACGCCCCCCAGCCTCACTCCCCCGCAGCTGGCTACCCCGAATCTACAGCAGTTCTTCCCCCAGGCCACTCGGCAGTCCTTGCTGGGTCCCCCTCCTGTCGGGGTCCCCATGAACCCCTCCCAGATCAACCTTTCAGGGCGGACTCCCCAGAAACAGGCCCGCACTCCCACCTCCAGCACCCCTCATCGCAAG GATTCTTCTTCTCAGACCACGCCCGTGGAGGACGAGTCAGACCCCCCAGAGGGGTCTGAGGAAGCTGTCGAGTCCCGAACAAACATGCCGAAAG ACCAaggctccccaccctgcccaggtGACATCATGAAGGAGAAGCGCACTCTAGCACCTACCCCCGAGTCTTGCGAGGCATCTGAGCCACCAGCTAAGAGGTCAAAGAG CTCAGAGTTGCCCACAGAAAAGGGGCCCCCCGGGCAGCTGCAGGCGAAGGTCCCACCTCAGGCCCGCACCACGGCACCAAAGCAGACACAGACACCCGAGCTGCTGCCTGAGCCACTGGAAGCCCGAGTATTGCCACGATTCCAGCCACGGGTTCTGCAGATCCAGGCCCAGGTGCAGCCGCAGACGCCGCCACTGACGGCCCCCGTGGACACCCCGGCGAGGCACCAACCGCAGAAGCAGGCGCAGACACAGACCTCTCCGGAGTTTGTGGGGCCGAGGCCggggcaggagggggcggggcctcaGAAACAGGCGCAGCCCCAGGCACCTTCCCAGGCCCCGGGCCAGGTGCAGACCCAACTGCAGAAGCAGGCACAGACGCAGACGTATCCTCAGGTCCAGCCCCCGGATCAGCCACGGGGGCACCCTCCAGCGCCGTCGCCCGGGCAGCCGCCGGACCAGACTGAGGGACGGCTTCAGCCCCCGCCACGGGTGCTGGTGCCCACACTGGAGCCGGCGCCGGAGTCGCCGCCGGATAAGAGAGATACTGCAGCCG GCCCGGAGAAGGCCTCCCCAGAGCCGGGGGGCGCCCAGGTCAGCGTGGAGAGCCAGGACGAGTTGACCGGTGGCCTCGATGTGGGAGAATGTGAAAAAAGAGCCAGAGAGATGCTAGGG GTGTGGGGTGCCGGGGGCTCCCTGAAGGTCACCATCCTGCAGAGCAGCGACAGCCGGGCCTTCAGCACCGTCCCTATCACCCCTGTGCCCCGCGCTGGCGACTCTGCGTCCACTGCCCCAGCCGCCGCCAGCACGCCTTCTAAGCAGACCCTCCAGTTCTTCTGCTACCTCTGTAAGGCCAACTGTAGCAGCCAGCAG GAGTTCCAGAACCACATGTCGGGGACCCAGCACCAGCAGCGGCTCGGGGAGCTCCAGCACACGAGCCAGGCCTGCCTCCTGTCCCTGCTGCCCGTGCCCCGGGATGTGCTGGAGAGAGAAGATGA AGAGCCCCCGCCGAGGCGCTGGTGTAACACCTGTCAGCTCTACTACATGGGGGACCTGATCCAGCACCGCAGGACGCAGGACCACAAG ATCGCCAAGCAATCCCTGCGACCTTTCTGCACCATTTGCAACCGCTATTTCAAGACCCCCCGCAAGTTTGTGGAGCACGTGAAGTCCCAGGGACACAAGGACAAAGCCAAGGAG CTGAAGATGCTCGAGAAGGAGACAGCCGGCCAGGATGAGGACCACTTCATCACGGTGGATGCCGTGGGCTGCTTTGAGggtgatgaagaggaggaggaggatgatgaCGACGAGGAAGAAGAGATTGAGGTTGAGGAGGAATTCTGCAAGCAG GTGAGGTCCAGAGATATATCCATAGAGGAGTGGAAAGGCTCAGAGACCTATAGCCCCAATACCGCATACG GTGTGGACTTCCTGGTGCCTGTGATGGGCTACATCTGCCGCATCTGCCACAAGTTCTACCACAGCAACTCGGGGGCACAGCTCTCCCACTGCAAGTCCTTGGCCCACTTCGAGAACCTGCAG AAATACAAGAAGGCCAAGAACCCCAGCCCTACCAGCAGGCCCGTGAGCCGCCGGTGTGCGATCAACGCCCGCAACGCCTTGACTGCTCTGTTCACTTCTGGCGGCCGCACACCCACCCAGCCCAGCACCCAGGACCCAGCGAAAACCCCCAGCAAG GGTTAG
- the CIZ1 gene encoding cip1-interacting zinc finger protein isoform X4 — MFNQQLQQQQLQQQQLLQLQQLLQQSPPQAPLPMAVSRGLPQQQPQQQLLNLQGANSASLLNGSVLQRALLLQQLQGLDQFAMPPATYDSSGLTMPTATLGNLRGYSLATPNLTPPSLTPPQLATPNLQQFFPQATRQSLLGPPPVGVPMNPSQINLSGRTPQKQARTPTSSTPHRKDSSSQTTPVEDESDPPEGSEEAVESRTNMPKDQGSPPCPGDIMKEKRTLAPTPESCEASEPPAKRSKSSELPTEKGPPGQLQAKVPPQARTTAPKQTQTPELLPEPLEARVLPRFQPRVLQIQAQVQPQTPPLTAPVDTPARHQPQKQAQTQTSPEFVGPRPGQEGAGPQKQAQPQAPSQAPGQVQTQLQKQAQTQTYPQVQPPDQPRGHPPAPSPGQPPDQTEGRLQPPPRVLVPTLEPAPESPPDKRDTAAGPEKASPEPGGAQVSVESQDELTGGLDVGECEKRAREMLGVWGAGGSLKVTILQSSDSRAFSTVPITPVPRAGDSASTAPAAASTPSKQTLQFFCYLCKANCSSQQEFQNHMSGTQHQQRLGELQHTSQACLLSLLPVPRDVLEREDEEPPPRRWCNTCQLYYMGDLIQHRRTQDHKIAKQSLRPFCTICNRYFKTPRKFVEHVKSQGHKDKAKELKMLEKETAGQDEDHFITVDAVGCFEGDEEEEEDDDDEEEEIEVEEEFCKQVRSRDISIEEWKGSETYSPNTAYGVDFLVPVMGYICRICHKFYHSNSGAQLSHCKSLAHFENLQKYKKAKNPSPTSRPVSRRCAINARNALTALFTSGGRTPTQPSTQDPAKTPSKPRSPEPTFGISQSRPEPYSPALPRLPNPAPEKHRPDSKAPPRVPPPLAPPPMPFPFLSPVSTHLPPPEHAVASACNASSCLPSPSPG; from the exons ATGTTCAACCAGCAGCTCCAGCAGCAGCaactccagcagcagcagctcctccAGCTCCAGCAGCTGCTCCAGCAGTCCCCCCCGCAAGCCCCGCTGCCCATGGCCGTCAGCCG GGGACTTccccagcagcagccacagcagcaGCTTCTGAATCTCCAAGGTGCCAACTCCGCCTCCCTCCTCAATGGCTCTGTGCTACAGAGAGCTTTGCTTTTGCAGCAGTTGCAAG GACTGGACCAGTTTGCAATGCCACCAGCCACGTACGACAGTAGCGGTCTCACCATGCCCACAgcaacactgg GTAACCTCCGGGGCTACAGCCTGGCGACCCCGAACCTGACGCCCCCCAGCCTCACTCCCCCGCAGCTGGCTACCCCGAATCTACAGCAGTTCTTCCCCCAGGCCACTCGGCAGTCCTTGCTGGGTCCCCCTCCTGTCGGGGTCCCCATGAACCCCTCCCAGATCAACCTTTCAGGGCGGACTCCCCAGAAACAGGCCCGCACTCCCACCTCCAGCACCCCTCATCGCAAG GATTCTTCTTCTCAGACCACGCCCGTGGAGGACGAGTCAGACCCCCCAGAGGGGTCTGAGGAAGCTGTCGAGTCCCGAACAAACATGCCGAAAG ACCAaggctccccaccctgcccaggtGACATCATGAAGGAGAAGCGCACTCTAGCACCTACCCCCGAGTCTTGCGAGGCATCTGAGCCACCAGCTAAGAGGTCAAAGAG CTCAGAGTTGCCCACAGAAAAGGGGCCCCCCGGGCAGCTGCAGGCGAAGGTCCCACCTCAGGCCCGCACCACGGCACCAAAGCAGACACAGACACCCGAGCTGCTGCCTGAGCCACTGGAAGCCCGAGTATTGCCACGATTCCAGCCACGGGTTCTGCAGATCCAGGCCCAGGTGCAGCCGCAGACGCCGCCACTGACGGCCCCCGTGGACACCCCGGCGAGGCACCAACCGCAGAAGCAGGCGCAGACACAGACCTCTCCGGAGTTTGTGGGGCCGAGGCCggggcaggagggggcggggcctcaGAAACAGGCGCAGCCCCAGGCACCTTCCCAGGCCCCGGGCCAGGTGCAGACCCAACTGCAGAAGCAGGCACAGACGCAGACGTATCCTCAGGTCCAGCCCCCGGATCAGCCACGGGGGCACCCTCCAGCGCCGTCGCCCGGGCAGCCGCCGGACCAGACTGAGGGACGGCTTCAGCCCCCGCCACGGGTGCTGGTGCCCACACTGGAGCCGGCGCCGGAGTCGCCGCCGGATAAGAGAGATACTGCAGCCG GCCCGGAGAAGGCCTCCCCAGAGCCGGGGGGCGCCCAGGTCAGCGTGGAGAGCCAGGACGAGTTGACCGGTGGCCTCGATGTGGGAGAATGTGAAAAAAGAGCCAGAGAGATGCTAGGG GTGTGGGGTGCCGGGGGCTCCCTGAAGGTCACCATCCTGCAGAGCAGCGACAGCCGGGCCTTCAGCACCGTCCCTATCACCCCTGTGCCCCGCGCTGGCGACTCTGCGTCCACTGCCCCAGCCGCCGCCAGCACGCCTTCTAAGCAGACCCTCCAGTTCTTCTGCTACCTCTGTAAGGCCAACTGTAGCAGCCAGCAG GAGTTCCAGAACCACATGTCGGGGACCCAGCACCAGCAGCGGCTCGGGGAGCTCCAGCACACGAGCCAGGCCTGCCTCCTGTCCCTGCTGCCCGTGCCCCGGGATGTGCTGGAGAGAGAAGATGA AGAGCCCCCGCCGAGGCGCTGGTGTAACACCTGTCAGCTCTACTACATGGGGGACCTGATCCAGCACCGCAGGACGCAGGACCACAAG ATCGCCAAGCAATCCCTGCGACCTTTCTGCACCATTTGCAACCGCTATTTCAAGACCCCCCGCAAGTTTGTGGAGCACGTGAAGTCCCAGGGACACAAGGACAAAGCCAAGGAG CTGAAGATGCTCGAGAAGGAGACAGCCGGCCAGGATGAGGACCACTTCATCACGGTGGATGCCGTGGGCTGCTTTGAGggtgatgaagaggaggaggaggatgatgaCGACGAGGAAGAAGAGATTGAGGTTGAGGAGGAATTCTGCAAGCAG GTGAGGTCCAGAGATATATCCATAGAGGAGTGGAAAGGCTCAGAGACCTATAGCCCCAATACCGCATACG GTGTGGACTTCCTGGTGCCTGTGATGGGCTACATCTGCCGCATCTGCCACAAGTTCTACCACAGCAACTCGGGGGCACAGCTCTCCCACTGCAAGTCCTTGGCCCACTTCGAGAACCTGCAG AAATACAAGAAGGCCAAGAACCCCAGCCCTACCAGCAGGCCCGTGAGCCGCCGGTGTGCGATCAACGCCCGCAACGCCTTGACTGCTCTGTTCACTTCTGGCGGCCGCACACCCACCCAGCCCAGCACCCAGGACCCAGCGAAAACCCCCAGCAAG CCTAGGAGTCCAGAGCCCACCTTTGGAATCAGCCAGTCTAGGCCAGAGCCCTACTCTCCAGCTCTTCCGAGGCTCCCTAACCCCGCCCCGGAAAAGCACCGCCCAGACTCCAAGGCCCCGCCCCGAGTCCCGCCCCCTCTAGCCCCGCCTCCCatgccctttcctttcctctcaccGGTCTCTACCCACCTCCCGCCCCCTGAACATGCGGTTGCCTCTGCCTGCAATGCGTCCTCctgtcttccctccccctctcctggaTGA
- the CIZ1 gene encoding cip1-interacting zinc finger protein isoform X10, translating to MFNQQLQQQQLQQQQLLQLQQLLQQSPPQAPLPMAVSRGLPQQQPQQQLLNLQGANSASLLNGSVLQRALLLQQLQGLDQFAMPPATYDSSGLTMPTATLGNLRGYSLATPNLTPPSLTPPQLATPNLQQFFPQATRQSLLGPPPVGVPMNPSQINLSGRTPQKQARTPTSSTPHRKDSSSQTTPVEDESDPPEGSEEAVESRTNMPKDQGSPPCPGDIMKEKRTLAPTPESCEASEPPAKRSKSSELPTEKGPPGQLQAKVPPQARTTAPKQTQTPELLPEPLEARVLPRFQPRVLQIQAQVQPQTPPLTAPVDTPARHQPQKQAQTQTSPEFVGPRPGQEGAGPQKQAQPQAPSQAPGQVQTQLQKQAQTQTYPQVQPPDQPRGHPPAPSPGQPPDQTEGRLQPPPRVLVPTLEPAPESPPDKRDTAAGPEKASPEPGGAQVSVESQDELTGGLDVGECEKRAREMLGVWGAGGSLKVTILQSSDSRAFSTVPITPVPRAGDSASTAPAAASTPSKQTLQFFCYLCKANCSSQQEFQNHMSGTQHQQRLGELQHTSQACLLSLLPVPRDVLEREDEEPPPRRWCNTCQLYYMGDLIQHRRTQDHKIAKQSLRPFCTICNRYFKTPRKFVEHVKSQGHKDKAKELKMLEKETAGQDEDHFITVDAVGCFEGDEEEEEDDDDEEEEIEVEEEFCKQVRSRDISIEEWKGSETYSPNTAYGVDFLVPVMGYICRICHKFYHSNSGAQLSHCKSLAHFENLQKYKKAKNPSPTSRPVSRRCAINARNALTALFTSGGRTPTQPSTQDPAKTPSKVTAQPPPPSLPRRSTRLKP from the exons ATGTTCAACCAGCAGCTCCAGCAGCAGCaactccagcagcagcagctcctccAGCTCCAGCAGCTGCTCCAGCAGTCCCCCCCGCAAGCCCCGCTGCCCATGGCCGTCAGCCG GGGACTTccccagcagcagccacagcagcaGCTTCTGAATCTCCAAGGTGCCAACTCCGCCTCCCTCCTCAATGGCTCTGTGCTACAGAGAGCTTTGCTTTTGCAGCAGTTGCAAG GACTGGACCAGTTTGCAATGCCACCAGCCACGTACGACAGTAGCGGTCTCACCATGCCCACAgcaacactgg GTAACCTCCGGGGCTACAGCCTGGCGACCCCGAACCTGACGCCCCCCAGCCTCACTCCCCCGCAGCTGGCTACCCCGAATCTACAGCAGTTCTTCCCCCAGGCCACTCGGCAGTCCTTGCTGGGTCCCCCTCCTGTCGGGGTCCCCATGAACCCCTCCCAGATCAACCTTTCAGGGCGGACTCCCCAGAAACAGGCCCGCACTCCCACCTCCAGCACCCCTCATCGCAAG GATTCTTCTTCTCAGACCACGCCCGTGGAGGACGAGTCAGACCCCCCAGAGGGGTCTGAGGAAGCTGTCGAGTCCCGAACAAACATGCCGAAAG ACCAaggctccccaccctgcccaggtGACATCATGAAGGAGAAGCGCACTCTAGCACCTACCCCCGAGTCTTGCGAGGCATCTGAGCCACCAGCTAAGAGGTCAAAGAG CTCAGAGTTGCCCACAGAAAAGGGGCCCCCCGGGCAGCTGCAGGCGAAGGTCCCACCTCAGGCCCGCACCACGGCACCAAAGCAGACACAGACACCCGAGCTGCTGCCTGAGCCACTGGAAGCCCGAGTATTGCCACGATTCCAGCCACGGGTTCTGCAGATCCAGGCCCAGGTGCAGCCGCAGACGCCGCCACTGACGGCCCCCGTGGACACCCCGGCGAGGCACCAACCGCAGAAGCAGGCGCAGACACAGACCTCTCCGGAGTTTGTGGGGCCGAGGCCggggcaggagggggcggggcctcaGAAACAGGCGCAGCCCCAGGCACCTTCCCAGGCCCCGGGCCAGGTGCAGACCCAACTGCAGAAGCAGGCACAGACGCAGACGTATCCTCAGGTCCAGCCCCCGGATCAGCCACGGGGGCACCCTCCAGCGCCGTCGCCCGGGCAGCCGCCGGACCAGACTGAGGGACGGCTTCAGCCCCCGCCACGGGTGCTGGTGCCCACACTGGAGCCGGCGCCGGAGTCGCCGCCGGATAAGAGAGATACTGCAGCCG GCCCGGAGAAGGCCTCCCCAGAGCCGGGGGGCGCCCAGGTCAGCGTGGAGAGCCAGGACGAGTTGACCGGTGGCCTCGATGTGGGAGAATGTGAAAAAAGAGCCAGAGAGATGCTAGGG GTGTGGGGTGCCGGGGGCTCCCTGAAGGTCACCATCCTGCAGAGCAGCGACAGCCGGGCCTTCAGCACCGTCCCTATCACCCCTGTGCCCCGCGCTGGCGACTCTGCGTCCACTGCCCCAGCCGCCGCCAGCACGCCTTCTAAGCAGACCCTCCAGTTCTTCTGCTACCTCTGTAAGGCCAACTGTAGCAGCCAGCAG GAGTTCCAGAACCACATGTCGGGGACCCAGCACCAGCAGCGGCTCGGGGAGCTCCAGCACACGAGCCAGGCCTGCCTCCTGTCCCTGCTGCCCGTGCCCCGGGATGTGCTGGAGAGAGAAGATGA AGAGCCCCCGCCGAGGCGCTGGTGTAACACCTGTCAGCTCTACTACATGGGGGACCTGATCCAGCACCGCAGGACGCAGGACCACAAG ATCGCCAAGCAATCCCTGCGACCTTTCTGCACCATTTGCAACCGCTATTTCAAGACCCCCCGCAAGTTTGTGGAGCACGTGAAGTCCCAGGGACACAAGGACAAAGCCAAGGAG CTGAAGATGCTCGAGAAGGAGACAGCCGGCCAGGATGAGGACCACTTCATCACGGTGGATGCCGTGGGCTGCTTTGAGggtgatgaagaggaggaggaggatgatgaCGACGAGGAAGAAGAGATTGAGGTTGAGGAGGAATTCTGCAAGCAG GTGAGGTCCAGAGATATATCCATAGAGGAGTGGAAAGGCTCAGAGACCTATAGCCCCAATACCGCATACG GTGTGGACTTCCTGGTGCCTGTGATGGGCTACATCTGCCGCATCTGCCACAAGTTCTACCACAGCAACTCGGGGGCACAGCTCTCCCACTGCAAGTCCTTGGCCCACTTCGAGAACCTGCAG AAATACAAGAAGGCCAAGAACCCCAGCCCTACCAGCAGGCCCGTGAGCCGCCGGTGTGCGATCAACGCCCGCAACGCCTTGACTGCTCTGTTCACTTCTGGCGGCCGCACACCCACCCAGCCCAGCACCCAGGACCCAGCGAAAACCCCCAGCAAGGTGACAGCCCAACCCCCTCCGCCCTCACTACCGCGGCGCTCAACACGCCTCAAACCCTGA